GAACACGACCCATCACAATACGAATTATAAGTGTTGGTTTAGTGTAATAAAAGGATATTATTAGGAATTAATTATAACAGGATGTGTGTACAAATGGCAAGCCCTTTAGAAAAATATTATGATAAATTTGACGATTACGAAAAAATCGCAATCAGATACAACGTAAAAATAGAAGGTCCAGCTCTCAAACCTGAAGACGACCCAGAAGTAGTTGAAATATTACCAAAAGATGGAATAAAAAGAACATTAGCTTTAGATGTATTATACGGTGACAAAGATAAATGTGACGCAGACACAGAAAAAGCTCTAGAATCTGGTGAAGAACCAATAGATCTTATTAACAATTCTTTAATGAAAGGTATGGACAGTGTAAGTGCATTATATACTAAAGGTGAATACTTCTTACCTGATTTAATGCTTGCTGGTGACGCAATGATGTCTGGAGTAGACATTTGTGAGAAAAAACTAGGACACAAAGCAGATACCAAAGCAACAGTATGTTGTTGTGCAGTAGAAGGAGACCCTCACGACATTGGTAAAAACCTAATTGTTATGTTCTTAAACGCAAATGGTTACAACGCAGTAGACCTTGGTCGTGACGTACCTAATGCAGATGTTGTAAAAGCAGCAGAAGAAAACAAACCTGTACTAATAACAGCAACAGCTTTAATGACAACAACCATGACAGCATTTGGTAAAATTGTAGCATTAATGCAAGAAGCAGGAATTGACACACCTATCGGATGTGGTGGAGGAGCAGTACGTCGTGACTTCGTAGAAGAAAGTCCACAAACATTCTATGGTGTAGAAGCATACCACGTACCAAAAATTGCAGATGCA
This genomic interval from Candidatus Methanosphaera massiliense contains the following:
- the mtaC gene encoding methanol--corrinoid protein MtaC, producing the protein MASPLEKYYDKFDDYEKIAIRYNVKIEGPALKPEDDPEVVEILPKDGIKRTLALDVLYGDKDKCDADTEKALESGEEPIDLINNSLMKGMDSVSALYTKGEYFLPDLMLAGDAMMSGVDICEKKLGHKADTKATVCCCAVEGDPHDIGKNLIVMFLNANGYNAVDLGRDVPNADVVKAAEENKPVLITATALMTTTMTAFGKIVALMQEAGIDTPIGCGGGAVRRDFVEESPQTFYGVEAYHVPKIADAIVDDGKTWEDIRKEYDDIVGEYVAAYA